From Campylobacter upsaliensis, the proteins below share one genomic window:
- a CDS encoding PTS sugar transporter subunit IIC — protein MKIFDTLNTFMLEKVKPLAFRFENQPHIVAIKNGFIVLLPFLIIGSFMMILLIPPYPEDTTSGFGQAWLALAKELSEPLWRVFQMSFNAISLFACASISFYLAKEYKITPLHTAVLSMMAFLLLCMPYQNSSADITYFGGKGLFVAIFIAFYVTELKRFILRCNLSIKMPKEIPVAVAQSFNTLIPILAVLLTIYPFALLIEHYFQASVPVVFEQFLAPVVQASDSLYTLLILTALIHLLWFFGINGALIFIQLWTPFLLVNLGENLKAFQAGEPLPFVITNGFWDFYVTHGGSGGLISLCILLVLFSKSKLCKNIGRVGIVPVCFSIAEPIIYGLPILLNPIFLVPLLLAPLVNGALAYFAHSLELVPAMVILVPWTTPAPIGAYIASGGSVSAAVLSVLLIILDALIYYPFFRLYDKICQEKEANGKEITQ, from the coding sequence ATGAAAATTTTTGACACACTCAACACTTTTATGTTGGAAAAGGTTAAGCCTTTGGCATTTCGTTTTGAAAATCAACCGCATATTGTTGCCATTAAAAATGGCTTTATTGTGCTTTTACCTTTTTTGATTATAGGTTCTTTTATGATGATATTGTTGATTCCACCTTATCCTGAAGATACTACAAGTGGTTTTGGACAAGCTTGGTTGGCTTTAGCAAAAGAGTTGTCTGAGCCTTTATGGCGCGTTTTTCAAATGAGTTTTAATGCAATTTCTCTTTTTGCTTGTGCGAGTATTAGTTTTTATCTTGCTAAAGAATATAAAATAACGCCTTTACATACCGCAGTGCTTTCTATGATGGCTTTTCTGCTTCTTTGTATGCCTTATCAAAATTCAAGTGCTGATATCACTTATTTTGGGGGTAAGGGCTTGTTTGTCGCTATTTTCATTGCCTTTTATGTTACGGAGCTTAAGCGTTTTATTTTGAGGTGCAACTTAAGCATTAAAATGCCAAAAGAAATTCCAGTAGCAGTTGCCCAGAGTTTCAACACTCTTATTCCTATATTAGCCGTTTTGCTAACTATCTATCCTTTTGCGTTGCTGATAGAACATTATTTTCAAGCCTCTGTTCCAGTTGTTTTTGAACAATTTTTAGCCCCTGTGGTTCAAGCTAGTGATTCCTTATACACGCTTTTAATATTAACTGCTCTTATTCACCTTTTATGGTTTTTTGGAATCAATGGAGCGTTAATTTTTATACAGCTTTGGACCCCCTTTTTGCTTGTCAATTTAGGAGAAAACTTAAAGGCATTTCAAGCAGGAGAGCCTTTACCTTTTGTAATTACCAATGGTTTTTGGGACTTTTATGTAACGCACGGAGGAAGTGGAGGGCTTATTTCCTTGTGTATTTTACTTGTGTTGTTTTCAAAATCTAAACTTTGTAAGAATATCGGTAGAGTAGGCATTGTGCCAGTATGTTTTTCCATAGCAGAGCCTATTATCTATGGCTTGCCTATTTTACTCAATCCCATCTTTTTAGTTCCTTTGCTTTTAGCTCCCCTTGTCAATGGTGCCTTAGCTTATTTTGCGCATTCTCTTGAGCTAGTTCCTGCGATGGTTATTTTAGTGCCTTGGACTACCCCCGCTCCCATAGGTGCTTACATAGCGTCAGGAGGGAGCGTTAGTGCAGCAGTGCTTTCTGTGCTATTGATTATTCTTGATGCCTTAATTTATTATCCTTTCTTTAGGCTTTATGATAAAATTTGTCAAGAAAAAGAGGCGAATGGAAAAGAAATTACGCAATGA
- a CDS encoding glycosyl hydrolase family 95 catalytic domain-containing protein, with protein MHIYFTKPAKNFNEALPLGNGRLGVMAYGLGVYGLNESTLYSGKPLIDENPSDEMLAPMGFIKDGLYAYRGKESRYGKLFKEKLAEVKKLILQEKYSLANAFADEWLQGGFSGSFMPFGVLRFDFVGDLGTYYRELDLLKSTHQEHFMLGKNAVSLVSIMRENGLELELSASKGIDFSLSFEGELLMTSFYKEGYFVAYGKCPSYASPYREEEAIIFEEGEGIGFLGGVKIQQVDGELEAKSVALNFKNTTILKLSLNIVSGFLGFDSKPISDGRSLFSLFKKSFSKESERVKSLPLFLKFNQGKNRFSSQKELNLQDKIALLFHYGIYLHCASSNKFQPSNLQGIWCDSIMSAWSSNYTTNINLQMNYWIAPFLGRDDSIEPLLCLCEELSVTGALVAKELYGARGWCLHHNSDLYRHAYPTGNGAQHTLWCLGSAWLVLTLQHYLDFNPLSNLKERIQALLLPCSLFYVDIVTKIDGKYHTLPSSSPENSFKDLKTGQRAALSKSSALDISLLKELFSRTLNGLSKQHSNYKEIQEIFENLASHQINKKGEIAEWYAADLLDFEPKHRHLSQLYDLYPGNLFYKDERLLKAAIKSLQNRGIEGTGWSLVWKIAIYARLKDVKKVKILLKKLCKNAKNTPSPFHHLKHNKEIDFVKGGGLYKNFLLAHPPFQIDASLGISAALMELFIQSHLDYIEILPCYFEELGSGKLAHLRLRGGISFALSFGLRGFELELKADFTQERVFCYRGIFKAFTLTPKVLKLTQKDFDENF; from the coding sequence ATGCATATTTATTTTACAAAACCTGCAAAAAATTTTAATGAGGCTTTGCCTTTAGGCAATGGACGCTTGGGCGTTATGGCTTATGGATTAGGAGTTTATGGGCTTAATGAATCTACGCTTTATTCTGGCAAGCCATTGATTGATGAAAATCCTAGCGATGAAATGTTAGCACCTATGGGGTTTATTAAAGATGGTCTTTATGCGTATAGGGGTAAGGAAAGTAGATATGGTAAGCTTTTTAAAGAAAAGCTTGCAGAGGTTAAAAAACTGATTTTACAAGAGAAATATTCCTTGGCAAACGCTTTTGCTGACGAGTGGTTGCAAGGGGGATTTTCTGGTAGTTTTATGCCTTTTGGCGTGTTGCGTTTTGATTTTGTTGGGGATTTGGGAACTTATTATAGGGAGCTTGATTTGTTAAAATCTACCCATCAAGAACACTTTATGTTAGGTAAAAATGCAGTTTCTCTTGTAAGTATTATGAGGGAAAATGGCTTAGAGTTGGAGCTTAGTGCTTCAAAGGGTATAGATTTTAGCCTTTCTTTTGAAGGGGAGTTGCTTATGACGAGTTTTTATAAAGAAGGCTATTTTGTAGCTTATGGTAAATGTCCTTCCTATGCTTCTCCTTATAGAGAAGAGGAGGCAATTATTTTTGAAGAAGGGGAGGGGATAGGATTTTTAGGGGGAGTTAAAATTCAGCAAGTAGATGGGGAGCTTGAAGCTAAAAGCGTGGCTTTAAATTTTAAGAATACCACTATACTTAAGCTATCCTTAAATATTGTTTCAGGTTTTTTAGGCTTTGATTCTAAGCCAATTAGTGATGGACGAAGCTTATTTAGCCTTTTTAAAAAAAGTTTTAGCAAAGAGAGTGAAAGGGTAAAATCTCTTCCTCTTTTTTTGAAATTTAATCAAGGCAAAAATCGTTTCTCTTCACAAAAAGAATTGAATTTACAAGATAAAATTGCCTTATTATTCCACTATGGAATCTATTTACATTGTGCTAGTTCAAACAAATTCCAACCTTCAAATTTACAAGGAATTTGGTGCGATAGCATAATGAGTGCTTGGTCGAGTAATTACACGACAAATATTAACTTGCAAATGAATTATTGGATAGCCCCTTTTTTAGGGCGAGATGATAGCATAGAGCCTTTGCTATGTTTGTGTGAAGAACTTAGTGTTACAGGTGCTTTAGTTGCAAAAGAGCTTTATGGGGCTAGAGGTTGGTGCTTACATCACAATAGTGATTTATACCGCCACGCTTATCCTACGGGAAATGGGGCACAACATACACTTTGGTGCTTAGGTTCAGCTTGGTTGGTTTTAACGCTTCAGCATTATTTAGATTTTAATCCTCTTTCTAATCTTAAAGAAAGGATACAAGCTCTTTTGCTTCCTTGTTCTCTTTTTTATGTGGATATTGTAACGAAGATTGATGGCAAATACCATACTCTGCCTTCAAGCTCACCCGAAAACTCCTTTAAAGATTTAAAAACAGGGCAAAGAGCCGCTTTAAGCAAAAGTTCTGCTTTAGACATTTCTTTACTTAAAGAGCTTTTTAGTCGCACACTTAATGGATTGTCTAAACAGCATTCTAATTATAAAGAAATCCAAGAGATTTTTGAAAATTTAGCCTCCCATCAAATCAATAAAAAAGGTGAAATTGCAGAATGGTATGCAGCAGATTTGTTGGATTTTGAACCTAAGCATCGACATTTATCTCAGCTTTATGATTTGTATCCTGGAAATTTATTTTATAAAGATGAACGACTTTTAAAGGCTGCAATAAAAAGTTTGCAAAATAGAGGTATAGAAGGCACTGGTTGGTCTTTAGTTTGGAAAATCGCTATTTATGCAAGACTTAAAGATGTTAAAAAAGTTAAAATCTTGTTAAAAAAACTTTGTAAAAATGCTAAAAATACTCCAAGTCCCTTCCATCATCTTAAGCACAACAAAGAGATTGATTTTGTCAAAGGGGGTGGTTTATATAAGAATTTTCTTCTTGCACATCCTCCTTTTCAAATTGATGCTTCATTAGGGATTAGTGCTGCTTTAATGGAGCTTTTTATACAGAGCCACTTGGATTATATTGAAATTTTACCTTGCTATTTTGAAGAACTTGGTAGCGGAAAATTGGCACATTTGCGTTTAAGGGGAGGCATTAGCTTTGCCTTAAGCTTTGGGTTAAGAGGTTTTGAGTTAGAGCTTAAAGCGGATTTTACGCAGGAGAGGGTTTTTTGTTATCGTGGAATTTTTAAAGCTTTCACTCTCACTCCAAAAGTATTGAAACTTACACAAAAGGATTTTGATGAAAATTTTTGA
- the plsY gene encoding glycerol-3-phosphate 1-O-acyltransferase PlsY, producing the protein MENLTIYALAYLLGSVPFGLILARVFAKVDIKNQGSKSIGATNVLRVVKEANPNLAKKLAIATIILDFAKAFIPLMVLKFLNYDLNLLWSVAVLTIFGHCFSLYLFFEGGKGIATGAGAMAVLLPLEVLSAFIAWFIIGKVFKISSLASLMGLLAFITTSFVFNYNMPVIDTHAPVFIIAFIILYKHLPNIKRLLFKEECKVI; encoded by the coding sequence ATGGAAAATTTAACTATTTATGCCTTAGCTTATCTTTTGGGCTCTGTGCCTTTTGGATTAATTTTAGCTAGGGTTTTTGCTAAGGTCGATATTAAAAATCAAGGCTCAAAGAGCATAGGTGCAACCAATGTTTTAAGAGTTGTCAAAGAAGCAAATCCAAATTTAGCCAAAAAGCTCGCCATAGCAACGATAATACTCGATTTTGCTAAGGCTTTTATCCCTCTTATGGTGCTGAAATTTTTAAATTATGATTTAAATTTGCTTTGGAGTGTAGCGGTTTTGACGATATTTGGGCACTGCTTTTCACTTTATCTTTTTTTTGAAGGCGGAAAGGGTATAGCCACTGGGGCTGGAGCTATGGCTGTGCTTTTACCCTTAGAAGTTTTGAGTGCTTTTATAGCGTGGTTCATCATAGGAAAAGTTTTTAAAATCTCTTCTTTAGCCTCGCTTATGGGACTTTTAGCCTTTATCACCACTTCTTTTGTGTTTAATTATAATATGCCCGTTATCGATACTCACGCACCTGTGTTTATCATCGCCTTTATCATACTTTACAAACACTTGCCTAATATCAAAAGATTGCTTTTTAAAGAAGAATGCAAAGTCATATAA
- a CDS encoding dihydroneopterin aldolase gives MQSHIKIKLKFKCIIGILPKERVEKQKIIVKIKAKSDDFLDYAKVAKCVKANYKKQKFQTIEDSLNFMGANLKELFPQIFYLKITTFKPKILKNAKVGASRQFILTNLGGKNV, from the coding sequence ATGCAAAGTCATATAAAAATCAAGCTTAAATTTAAGTGTATCATAGGAATTTTACCCAAAGAGCGTGTCGAAAAACAAAAAATCATCGTTAAAATTAAGGCTAAAAGCGATGATTTTTTAGACTATGCTAAAGTCGCAAAATGTGTTAAAGCAAACTACAAAAAGCAAAAATTTCAAACCATAGAAGATTCTTTAAATTTTATGGGTGCTAATTTAAAAGAACTTTTTCCTCAAATTTTTTATTTAAAAATCACAACTTTTAAACCAAAAATTCTCAAAAATGCTAAAGTTGGTGCTAGTAGGCAGTTTATTTTGACAAATTTAGGGGGTAAAAATGTATGA
- a CDS encoding sensor histidine kinase: protein MAKKVIWQILLIYLTTTGVFLSIFFSIWYEKLYEDLILIKGENLREIRRTIVVNIANNRFVPLEENAANIAKSARVQFAIFDKERAFFNNLDLNYTQAKIRLKGRGVSEGRVFFMAPMSLSEYYLGQTKGHVENDEGLKILIQGEDVSRDLLLIKLKVLSFALLAFGILALIAYILVKISLKPMEEKIETLNRFIKDSTHEINTPLSVILMSIEQLERQNLEQSAKFLRIKLAAKTLHQIYSDLVFYNFSHTLSNEKESFDLSILIKERVEYFRLFFEQKKLCLKLDLNTHSLFFANKNQISKLIDNLLSNAIKYNKKGGEIAIILKENSLVIKDSGCGISKENLAHIFERYARFNEDQGGFGIGLSLVKKICEENDILISCESKEGEGSAFRLEWELLA from the coding sequence ATGGCTAAAAAAGTAATATGGCAAATTTTACTCATCTATCTTACAACCACTGGCGTTTTTTTAAGCATTTTTTTTAGCATTTGGTATGAAAAACTTTATGAGGATTTAATCCTTATAAAAGGTGAGAATTTAAGAGAAATACGCCGCACCATAGTTGTTAATATCGCAAATAATCGCTTCGTCCCTTTAGAAGAAAATGCTGCAAATATCGCTAAAAGTGCGAGAGTTCAATTTGCCATTTTTGATAAAGAAAGGGCTTTTTTTAATAATTTAGACCTTAATTATACTCAAGCAAAGATTAGACTTAAGGGTAGGGGAGTGAGTGAGGGTAGGGTATTTTTTATGGCACCGATGAGCTTAAGTGAGTATTATTTAGGACAAACTAAGGGGCATGTGGAAAATGATGAGGGGCTTAAAATTCTTATACAAGGCGAAGATGTGAGTAGGGATTTGCTTTTGATTAAATTGAAAGTTTTGAGTTTTGCATTACTTGCTTTTGGAATTTTAGCTTTGATCGCTTATATTTTAGTTAAAATTTCTCTTAAGCCTATGGAGGAAAAAATAGAAACGCTTAATCGCTTCATTAAAGATTCTACGCACGAAATCAATACGCCTTTAAGTGTGATTTTAATGAGTATAGAGCAGCTTGAAAGACAGAATTTGGAACAAAGTGCCAAATTTTTACGCATTAAATTAGCGGCTAAAACTTTGCATCAAATTTATTCTGATTTGGTTTTTTATAATTTTTCCCATACGCTTTCAAATGAAAAAGAAAGCTTTGATTTGAGCATTTTGATAAAGGAGAGAGTGGAGTATTTTAGATTATTTTTCGAGCAAAAAAAGCTTTGTTTGAAGCTTGATTTAAATACACACTCTCTTTTTTTTGCAAATAAAAATCAAATTTCTAAACTCATCGATAATCTTTTAAGCAATGCGATAAAATATAATAAAAAAGGCGGAGAAATCGCTATTATCCTTAAAGAAAATTCCCTTGTCATTAAAGATAGTGGCTGTGGAATTTCTAAAGAAAATTTGGCACATATTTTTGAGCGTTATGCGAGGTTTAATGAGGATCAAGGAGGCTTTGGTATAGGGCTTTCTTTGGTAAAGAAAATTTGTGAGGAAAATGACATTTTGATAAGTTGCGAGTCAAAAGAGGGTGAAGGAAGTGCTTTTAGGCTTGAGTGGGAGCTACTTGCTTAA
- the dccR gene encoding two-component system response regulator DccR, with translation MAARILILEDDLSLGEIIEEHLSDEGYKITLCDNAKEALDLAYERNYDLWILDVKVPLGDGFSLLKELRGANKQTPCIFMTSLNTTDDLKQGFSVGCDDYIKKPFELAELSLRVEALLKRSFFHKNENYEDLGEGLKFSLKNQILYKDDKVLALPSKEIKLLTLLLQNKNHFLSVEEIFDKLWEYDEEPSELSLRAYVKNLRKILGKDKIINQRGRGYRYG, from the coding sequence GTGGCGGCTAGGATTTTGATTTTAGAAGATGATTTGAGTTTGGGTGAGATTATAGAAGAGCATTTGAGTGATGAGGGTTATAAAATCACGCTTTGTGATAATGCTAAAGAGGCGCTTGATTTAGCTTATGAGAGAAATTATGACCTTTGGATTTTAGATGTCAAAGTGCCTTTGGGCGATGGCTTTTCTTTACTTAAAGAATTAAGAGGGGCAAATAAGCAAACTCCTTGCATTTTTATGACCTCTTTAAATACCACAGATGATTTAAAACAGGGCTTTAGCGTGGGTTGTGATGATTATATTAAAAAGCCTTTTGAGTTGGCTGAACTTTCTTTGCGCGTAGAAGCTTTACTTAAACGCTCCTTTTTTCATAAAAATGAAAATTACGAGGATTTAGGAGAGGGACTTAAATTTAGTCTTAAAAATCAAATTTTATATAAAGATGACAAAGTCTTAGCCCTGCCAAGTAAGGAAATTAAACTTTTGACCTTACTTTTGCAAAATAAAAATCATTTTTTAAGTGTGGAAGAAATTTTTGATAAGCTTTGGGAATATGATGAAGAGCCTAGTGAGCTTAGTCTTAGAGCTTATGTGAAAAATTTGCGTAAAATTTTAGGTAAGGATAAAATTATTAATCAGCGAGGCAGAGGCTACCGCTATGGCTAA
- a CDS encoding bacteriohemerythrin, with product MLPKWDDSFSVHNAKIDKQHKKLFELAAKVEMVSDKAVSKNDVKDLLAEFFNYMKDHFNDEEKYMHLINYPELEAHRKIHKEIIQTMINLIKDIKSTNDLKEKLYIVAKKWLLEHILYEDMKVQKWRSAGISDDGGGEVSFELSEDEDADKEQIYLYICDCEGKIHDVPYAIHQKMELQGKKFICKNCKQAIRFHKIQS from the coding sequence ATGCTTCCAAAATGGGACGATAGCTTTAGCGTTCATAATGCCAAAATAGACAAACAGCACAAAAAACTTTTTGAATTAGCTGCTAAAGTCGAAATGGTATCGGATAAAGCCGTAAGTAAAAACGATGTTAAAGATTTACTTGCGGAATTTTTCAATTATATGAAGGATCATTTTAACGATGAGGAAAAATATATGCACCTTATCAACTACCCAGAACTTGAGGCACATCGCAAAATTCATAAAGAAATTATCCAAACAATGATTAATCTCATTAAGGACATTAAATCCACAAACGATCTTAAAGAAAAGCTTTATATAGTCGCTAAAAAATGGCTTTTAGAGCATATCTTGTATGAAGATATGAAAGTGCAAAAATGGCGAAGTGCAGGTATAAGTGATGATGGTGGCGGTGAAGTAAGCTTTGAGTTAAGCGAAGATGAAGATGCAGACAAGGAGCAAATTTATCTTTATATCTGCGACTGCGAGGGTAAAATTCACGATGTGCCTTATGCGATTCATCAAAAAATGGAACTTCAAGGCAAAAAATTCATTTGTAAAAACTGCAAACAAGCAATTCGTTTCCATAAAATACAATCTTAA